In Zingiber officinale cultivar Zhangliang chromosome 1A, Zo_v1.1, whole genome shotgun sequence, a genomic segment contains:
- the LOC122037941 gene encoding berberine bridge enzyme-like 8, which yields MASPVMFFCFLFFHLCTSHAGNHQQTNFLNCFLEATRGSSTSPSKIYTPNTTSFSTLFRSSIQNLRFLSSGAKTPSFLILPSIVHDAQAAVICGRRHGVRLRARSGGHDNEGLSYVSFSSSTDGPFAVLDLSGLRSIEVDAEARTAWVGAGATLGEVYYHVAAASPTAAFPAGVCSTVGVGGHISGGGIGSLQRKYGVAADNVVDAKLVNAEGELMTRETMREDLFWAIRGGGAANFGIVVAYKLRLVSVPPKLTLFSVSRTLEEGATRLLYSWQSIAPRLADDLWITALALAVGEAQLNRTIQVTFVGLFLGPRGGMLAAIKKSFPELGVRAEDCNELSWVETTLSLDDHALNDTSVLLDRRPVYNSSFKSKSDFVRKPISEKTWEGIWEAMMEGEEEPLMMAMEPWGGRLWEIEDDAIAFPHRKGNLYIIQYGMKWFETEAAVTERHLTWMRKFYEYMTPHVSSNPRAAYLNYKDIDLGSSTEEGRTSYREASAWGRRYFLHNFEKLAKVKARVDPENYFWNEQGIPPFAFAVAAW from the coding sequence ATGGCGTCCCCCGTCATGTTCTTCTGTTTCCTATTCTTCCATCTCTGCACTTCTCACGCAGGAAATCATCAGCAAACCAACTTCCTCAATTGCTTTCTTGAAGCAACCCGAGGATCTTCCACTTCTCCTTCGAAGATATACACTCCCAACACCACATCCTTCTCCACCCTCTTTCGCTCCTCCATCCAAAACCTCCGCTTCCTCTCCTCCGGCGCAAAGACTCCCTCCTTCCTCATCCTCCCCTCCATCGTCCACGACGCCCAGGCCGCCGTAATCTGCGGCCGCCGTCACGGCGTTCGCCTCCGCGCCCGCAGCGGCGGCCATGACAACGAGGGCCTCTCCTACGTATCCTTCTCCAGTAGTACTGACGGCCCGTTTGCAGTCCTCGACCTCTCTGGCCTCCGCTCTATCGAAGTCGACGCTGAAGCTCGTACCGCCTGGGTCGGCGCTGGCGCCACCCTCGGCGAGGTGTACTACCACGTGGCTGCCGCCAGCCCCACCGCCGCGTTCCCTGCCGGAGTCTGCTCCACGGTCGGTGTCGGAGGGCACATCAGCGGCGGCGGCATCGGATCGTTGCAGAGGAAGTACGGCGTCGCCGCCGACAACGTCGTGGATGCCAAGCTGGTCAACGCCGAGGGCGAGCTGATGACCAGGGAGACCATGAGGGAAGACTTGTTTTGGGCGATAAGAGGCGGCGGCGCGGCGAACTTCGGCATCGTCGTGGCCTACAAGTTGCGACTCGTCTCGGTGCCGCCCAAACTGACGCTGTTCTCCGTGAGCAGAACGCTGGAGGAGGGTGCGACGAGGTTGCTGTATTCATGGCAGAGCATCGCGCCGCGGCTCGCCGACGATCTATGGATCACAGCCTTGGCGTTGGCTGTCGGAGAGGCGCAGCTAAACCGCACGATCCAAGTTACATTCGTAGGCCTCTTCCTGGGCCCCCGTGGCGGTATGCTCGCGGCCATCAAGAAGAGCTTCCCCGAGCTGGGCGTGAGGGCCGAGGACTGCAACGAATTGAGTTGGGTGGAGACGACTCTCTCCCTCGACGACCATGCATTGAATGATACCAGCGTGCTGTTGGACCGGCGGCCGGTGTACAACAGCTCCTTCAAGAGCAAGTCGGACTTCGTGAGGAAGCCCATCTCCGAGAAAACATGGGAGGGGATTTGGGAGGCTATGATGGAGGGGGAGGAGGAGCCTCTGATGATGGCAATGGAGCCGTGGGGTGGAAGGCTTTGGGAGATAGAAGATGATGCCATTGCCTTCCCTCACAGGAAGGGGAATTTATATATCATTCAATACGGGATGAAGTGGTTCGAGACAGAGGCGGCGGTGACGGAGAGGCACTTGACATGGATGAGAAAGTTCTACGAATACATGACGCCTCATGTGTCCAGCAATCCGAGAGCTGCGTATCTCAACTACAAGGATATCGACTTGGGTAGCAGCACAGAGGAAGGGAGGACGAGTTACAGGGAAGCAAGCGCTTGGGGAAGAAGATACTTCCTGCACAACTTTGAGAAGCTTGCGAAAGTCAAGGCTCGAGTTGACCCTGAGAACTACTTCTGGAATGAACAAGGCATCCCTCCTTTTGCATTTGCTGTTGCTGCTTGGTGA